The Saccharomyces paradoxus chromosome XV, complete sequence DNA window AtcgattttctttaaatcTTGCCATTTTTTATGCGGTATATCCCAATGGCATTTTTTAGCTACGAGACTGGCCACGTCATCACAGAATCCTAACAAGTTTAAATCAAACTCCGCATGTGTAACCATATCCCTATTAATTAAAATTTGAGGTACATGTGAAGGTACCATATTGACAATCTCAGAAACTGGAGCCACTTTCAAACTCGTACCTATACATATTAATAGATCACATTCCAATATATCTTTACGGATCGTCTTATGAAACCGCGATGGTAAGGCTTCACCAAAAAATGTCATGTCTGGTTTCAAAACGCCGTACGACTTTAAGATGGGCGAGTTGAAATTTGCGTTTGTTTGAATCGTATTATTGGCATTACTCATAGGGAAAtattgctttcttttttggtaaCAGTAAGGACATAATGGTAGTTCAAGGTTTCTTATATTGTCGAATATTTTCTCACCAGGGATTTGCCAATGGCAAGTCACGCAAGATGCAGTCGCAAATGAACCGTGACATTGTACCAGTTTATCAGGATCTATCCCTGCGTATGATTCTAAGTTATCTATATTTTGTGTATAGTTTCTTAATAGTTTGCCCTTGTCTTGCAGCATCTTAATAAAACTGTGTAAGGGAGAATACATGTTTTCCGGTGGTAAAACCATATGGGCAATGTTGTAAAAAACAGAAGGGTCCTGTAAAAATATGTCCAAGTTGAAAACATCTTGAGGGTCTTCCAACCCAAGGTGTCGGATCTTAGAATAAAACCCCTCAGAAGATCTGAAATCGGGAATACCCAAAGAAGTGGAAACCCCAGCACCCGTCAGgaccaaaatttttttggcgTTACGCAAAGTGGCGGTGAAATGGTCGATCGTATTGAAGTTGGGTAATCGAAGCCTTGTACTAAGGACTTTATTTATGGCTTTTTGTAAATCTTTAATTAATTTTACAGCATGTTTTTTCTCTAAGGGGTCCGTTAACTCGCCTTCATGTTCAACTTTCGCTTGCACAGCCGACACCTCTATACTAGTACTACGCTCTTTATTAGAGGTGATGTTAGAGTTTAACGCCATAAATAGTTCTTTATCCTTGACGTCGAATCCCAGCAATTTGATCATGAAATAAATATAGATCGAGTTGACTTCCACAGGcagaaaatattctaaaAACGTCTTCAAATCattgtttttcaaaaacaatctTGCATTCATCACGTCATCTTTAGTGATCGCAGGAAAGATGAACTTTCCCGTTACTTTATCCTTCCCGAGGATACAAGGGTACGTTAATCTCGCTTTCAGCTTCTTTGTACCATTATTGTCTgactcttcttcttgaggTCTTTTCAACATCGTCATGGTCAGCTCTCCAACATGAAAGTATCGCCCTTGGCCAACCaccaaaataaaactaatTATTCGTTGCATTTACAATATGTTcatttagattttttttcttcacaaaaacaacaaaaaaagaaagaaatgtGTTCATGTCACTATCGACGAGAGCTATCATAATCGTAGTCATAGTGAGAGCCGTAGGTACTTTTAGGTACCATTACCGTACTCACCATACCCTCCGTACTCAAAGGAGCTCAATCTCTTTGCCGGTGGCCTTACTGAGTCATCATTTGTTGCCGCCAGCGGTCCTACGCCAATCCTAGACAGTGCGACTTCAGCGCTGGTGTTCTCTAGGTTTATATCATTGACAATGGTACCCGTCTGCTTGGCCAGCTGAGTGACTTTCATCATGAGTTCTACCTCCTCTCTGTTCTGTGTATCCACCTGATTCTGTAGATGCGATATGTACTCCACCGCCTGTGTGAGGATTTGGCCCTTGTTGGGCTTGCCATCTTTGGTCCCCGTGCCCTTGGCCTTGCTGGACAACCCAAGAGCACCTGGAGTAGACTCGCTTAACGTGTCATTACTACCAGAGTTACCGTAATAATCCCTGAAGAAGTCTTTAGGAATGATACTCAATAGTTCCTGGATACGGTCGTTGATCTTGTCTCTGCGCTTGCGGTCATTCTTGAAATTGGCACCGCAGGATCCAGGGTCAGTGCCAGCCGGAATGCTGCTCATGTTTGCTGTTGTGATTTCTATTTTGTTCCCTATGGTGCGCTTGTTGTCTGTGTTGTGCGTGAAGGTAGTTCTATTCTCTTTACTCAAAATTTTCGGTGGCGCCTTTTTCCGTTTCCAGTAATAAGTGATTATTGCCTTTATGATGTAAGATTACACGATAATATATATGCTAAATAGTCTACGctttgtcatcatcatcgctGTGGCCCTTGAAGGCGATGATGGTGCATTCTTCCTCGTAACCTGGTATTTGTATGTAGTTCACGCCGTGCGATTCCAGCTTGTTCAAACTTGTATTGTCTTTAACAAATGTATCAGGCTCCATGACCCCCACGAAGACGGTACCAATGGCGCCTTGGGTGGCCAGGATTCTATCGCAGCAGGGCTGATTTCCACTTAGTCTGAAGGAGCACGGTTCCATGGTTGTATAGAGCACGGTTCCCATAGGGACTACAGAAGGACAGTTAGGGTGTAACTGTGAGTACTTTATTAAGGCACACTGCTCTGCATGAGTGTTCCCCGGTAGCTCTCTTGAATAGCCTGTGGCGAGCACTTGAGTTCCATGGACGAGAACGGCACCTACACTGAAGGCAGTCTTTGTCGGACCACACTTGTCGGCTTCCTTAACGGCCATTTCCATGTATTGGCGATGTGGTTCTAAGGCCCATTCTggatattttgttttgtagCTCCAGAGAGGCTTTTGCGTATCTGGGTTTCTTTCCAAGGACTCGTACCGGAAGGCATGCAGCCAGAGGTCGAGATCGTTGGTACCAGGATCTGTGTACATTTCAGCCTCGCATTCTTCGCACTGACGACCAAGCAAATACTCCCCCTCGCTATGAGGATGGATCCAGCTCTCTGCGGGCTTAGTTTTACCAATAGCGTCTAATTTCAAAACAATGTCATTATAGTTTTGGAGTCCATTACGGCCCAATTCTGGGCCCCAGATATCCGGGTTCGAGTATATAGGGTCATTGGCTATGGGAAACCCTAAGTACTGCAAATGGACTCTTATTTGATGGGTTCTACCCGTCAATGGTTTACACATGACAATACTTGTCTGTCCATCGTAGCTAACCCTCTGGAAAACGGTCTTGGCATGCTTGGCATTTTCATCACTCATTTCACAAACAGCATTCAATGCAACTTTAGGATTAACGGATCTGACAGGCTTGTCCACCTCCACTATGCCTATAGGGAACTCGCCCTTCACGCGGGCTACGTATTCTTTGGTGACCTCCCTCGCCTTCATCTGGTCTCCCATTTTATCTGCACCTTGTGGAGTCTTGGCCAAAAACATTAGCCCACTAGTGGGCTTGTCTAGTCGATTACATGGATGCACTGAATATCCTAACTGTCTTTCAAGCATCTTTGTAATGGTATTGAATCTGAACCTGCCCGTTGGATGCACGGGAATACTGCTGGGCTTGTCAATGACAAGGAtatcttcgtcttcaaaCACAATATCTATAGGTTTCGATGTAATTGGCGGCTCATGTCGATGCACTTTATGTGTGATCAAATCACCATCACGAATGATAGTATCAAGATTTGCAGGTTCATCGTTTAAGAACACTTTGCCCTCTGCAATGGTCTTGGCATAATAACTGGGCTCTCGATCCCTGAATTCACTTACAAACACATCCACTAACTTACGATCTCTCCACCTCTCCTTACAAAAAGTTTTGTAAGTGAAGAAATATGGCTCAATCTTCCTCAAGGGTCCGTCAATTGTCACTTCATAATCAGGATCAGTCTTTTTGGTCTTGCGCCCATCTGTTTGAATAACTCTCAGTCTAAATCCGCTCGCATCTTTGACTTTAGAACTAGTTTCGTTCCTATTATTATTCCTGTTCGCATCTTTCCTCAGCTTCACTTCTTTCGcaaattcaatttctttgtttaATAGTTTGTTGAATTCGTTACTTGCTTCATTACTGGAACTCTCCATTTTAAACAATCTGTTATCCTGATATTTGgtgtttttttgaatttttcttctttctcttctcttctGTTTTTCAAGGCATTGCTTTTGATTAgtcttttcatattttttttttcattattactTAAGGACTGTAAAGATATATGGGATAAATGGTAAGATATAAGAAAGCAAAGAATAGTGATACAATTGACGTTATCTTTCTCAGGCGTGAATGAGAAACTTCAAGCATCAGAGCGCAGATCGCTCTACAGAATTTTTAGCAGTAAATATAATAGTACAGAACCCAATATCCAATAATGTGCATTCTTAGTGATTAGCCAACCGCAGTACCCAATGACTCCGTCACCAATTTGTCCAATCAGACTAGAACTCCATGCTAAATGATATTTCTCGATATTTAACGATAACGGGCCTGCTATTCCTGTAGACCTTGGTAATCTTACGGTAAGATTAACGGGTTGATGATCACTAAATAATAAAGCATTGGATCTAGGGACGGAATGGTATATACCTTCTTGCGCTAAAGTTGGCATTGCATACCTCTTGTATAGGATCCTATCGCACCATGACGGGATTCTTTTCGTATTatatgtttctttttcaaataatttgAACTTGAAAGTTGGTGGAAACTTTATCTCCAGTTCCTGGAAACCCTTACATAATGGTTCATCCTCCCTTTTACGTAGCAGGTTCAGTTCTTCGTAGTTTTCTAATAGACGCCTTAATGTTGTCGTGGACGAATAATCGGTAGCTGGATCGTAAGTACTAGTAACCctaaaattcaaatctcccagaaagaaaaagtgatCGCTTTTGGCAATCTCAGAATCGCACACTTCACTCATTATCCGTTTGTAGTCACCTATCCTCTGGTTTCTATTGTTGACACCTTCATTTGCATTCAAATGAACACATATATAGCTAAATCTCTCCCAGTTCTCCTCGCCATTGCGTGCCATTTGAAAGCTTAACAAAGTCCCGCCTTTCAAATGTGTACTAAACCAGCCGCATTTTCcattccttttcaaaatatctcCTTTCACCTTCAGTGCGTTATTGTTGTATAATACTATTATGGTGATGGCTCCAAGACTATTCACCCCTAAACATGAATACTGTTCATTCCCTTGAATAGCTGTCACTTTCTCATTCAGACATTCAATCGCAGTATTTGTAATTCCACTGATTAAATCACGATTAACAGCAGGGAAGGAGCCTTGCCATATGGGAACTAGTTCTTGGAACCCCAATACATATACATCTTGCAATTCTAGTCGGGAGATGCCGTCATCGTAGGGGAAAAGCAATTGCTTAACGATTGCTTTCGAATTTTCAACGGGAAACTCTTTACCACAATTAAATGTCGTTACTGATACCTTCCAATTGGTATTGTTCATTCGGTCTAAATTCTGTtgaattttctcttcttacTTTTCTTCCCTCCTAGTCTacgtttttcaattttattcCTTTCACTgtaatttcctttttctacgctataataacaataaaaaaggcTATCATTCAACTAGTATGTACATACAcacacacatatatatatatatatatatttattcatGTATTATGTCTATCAATAAAGTAGAAGATATATTATTTAGGCGTTTCTCGACTGAATGACGGCACATGATGTAGACACCACCATGTCATGTAACTCGCGTGGACCGCTTGACGCTATAACTCCCTTGGTAGCTAGCGTTCTACCGTTACCGAAGTCTAGAGGAACATCTTCCATGGAATCTGTATGGATACCTCCAGCTTCGTGGACAATAACGTTCCCTGCAGCATGGTCCCAGATCTTTTCTTGGTAAGAAAGCTTGATAGGCAAACGTAAATATACGTCAGCTAAGCCCAACGCTAACAAACAGTACTTGGCCTGAGAATCCAAGTGCAAAGACTTAGATATATTCAGTTTGTTTTTGATGGCGGTTTGTTCATCATGAGAGGAGTGACTCTTTTCTACTCCTTCCAAAGTAATCATGTCCTTCGTGTCTTTCAAGTGTCTAACGTGGATTTTGGTCCATGACTCAGCATCTGAAGATGGAGAGTAGAAGGCACCTAAACCTCTAACAGCACGAAAGATATAACCAAATGACTCATGGCCCTTCAAATCTTGGGCTCCATAAGAACTTAAAACTAAGTTGGGGCATCCGATACAACCAAGCTGGACAACACCGTCTACGATTAATGCTAGGCATACTGCAAATTGTTCACCTCTTAAAAACCCCTTGGTCCCGTCAATAGGGTCCAAACACCAAAATCTTCCCTTTCTACCACCTTCGTAATTTCCGAAGTCGATAATTTGTCTGACGTCCTCCAAAGATTTTAGCGGGAACTGATCATTCGTAAACTGAAAatcatcttttttataATTCTTGCCATACACGTTGTCATTGGCTTTTATTTCGTCCAAAATTCCTGAGACGAATGCATCGCTCAATCCAGATGAGGATTCTTCACCT harbors:
- the RIB2 gene encoding bifunctional DRAP deaminase/tRNA pseudouridine synthase RIB2 (Bifunctional DRAP deaminase tRNA:pseudouridine synthase~similar to YOL066C) produces the protein MESSSNEASNEFNKLLNKEIEFAKEVKLRKDANRNNNRNETSSKVKDASGFRLRVIQTDGRKTKKTDPDYEVTIDGPLRKIEPYFFTYKTFCKERWRDRKLVDVFVSEFRDREPSYYAKTIAEGKVFLNDEPANLDTIIRDGDLITHKVHRHEPPITSKPIDIVFEDEDILVIDKPSSIPVHPTGRFRFNTITKMLERQLGYSVHPCNRLDKPTSGLMFLAKTPQGADKMGDQMKAREVTKEYVARVKGEFPIGIVEVDKPVRSVNPKVALNAVCEMSDENAKHAKTVFQRVSYDGQTSIVMCKPLTGRTHQIRVHLQYLGFPIANDPIYSNPDIWGPELGRNGLQNYNDIVLKLDAIGKTKPAESWIHPHSEGEYLLGRQCEECEAEMYTDPGTNDLDLWLHAFRYESLERNPDTQKPLWSYKTKYPEWALEPHRQYMEMAVKEADKCGPTKTAFSVGAVLVHGTQVLATGYSRELPGNTHAEQCALIKYSQLHPNCPSVVPMGTVLYTTMEPCSFRLSGNQPCCDRILATQGAIGTVFVGVMEPDTFVKDNTSLNKLESHGVNYIQIPGYEEECTIIAFKGHSDDDDKA
- the HST1 gene encoding histone deacetylase HST1 (NAD(+)-dependent histone deacetylase~similar to YOL068C); its protein translation is MLKRPQEEESDNNGTKKLKARLTYPCILGKDKVTGKFIFPAITKDDVMNARLFLKNNDLKTFLEYFLPVEVNSIYIYFMIKLLGFDVKDKELFMALNSNITSNKERSTSIEVSAVQAKVEHEGELTDPLEKKHAVKLIKDLQKAINKVLSTRLRLPNFNTIDHFTATLRNAKKILVLTGAGVSTSLGIPDFRSSEGFYSKIRHLGLEDPQDVFNLDIFLQDPSVFYNIAHMVLPPENMYSPLHSFIKMLQDKGKLLRNYTQNIDNLESYAGIDPDKLVQCHGSFATASCVTCHWQIPGEKIFDNIRNLELPLCPYCYQKRKQYFPMSNANNTIQTNANFNSPILKSYGVLKPDMTFFGEALPSRFHKTIRKDILECDLLICIGTSLKVAPVSEIVNMVPSHVPQILINRDMVTHAEFDLNLLGFCDDVASLVAKKCHWDIPHKKWQDLKKIDYNCTEIDIGTYKIKKQPRKKQQ
- the INP54 gene encoding phosphoinositide 5-phosphatase INP54 (Phosphatidylinositol 4,5-bisphosphate 5-phosphatase~similar to YOL065C) codes for the protein MNNTNWKVSVTTFNCGKEFPVENSKAIVKQLLFPYDDGISRLELQDVYVLGFQELVPIWQGSFPAVNRDLISGITNTAIECLNEKVTAIQGNEQYSCLGVNSLGAITIIVLYNNNALKVKGDILKRNGKCGWFSTHLKGGTLLSFQMARNGEENWERFSYICVHLNANEGVNNRNQRIGDYKRIMSEVCDSEIAKSDHFFFLGDLNFRVTSTYDPATDYSSTTTLRRLLENYEELNLLRKREDEPLCKGFQELEIKFPPTFKFKLFEKETYNTKRIPSWCDRILYKRYAMPTLAQEGIYHSVPRSNALLFSDHQPVNLTVRLPRSTGIAGPLSLNIEKYHLAWSSSLIGQIGDGVIGYCGWLITKNAHYWILGSVLLYLLLKIL
- the MET22 gene encoding 3'(2'),5'-bisphosphate nucleotidase (Bisphosphate-3'-nucleotidase~similar to YOL064C), giving the protein MALERELLVATQAVRKASLLTKRIQSEVISHRDSTTITKSDNSPVTTGDYAAQTIIINAIKSNFPNDKVVGEESSSGLSDAFVSGILDEIKANDNVYGKNYKKDDFQFTNDQFPLKSLEDVRQIIDFGNYEGGRKGRFWCLDPIDGTKGFLRGEQFAVCLALIVDGVVQLGCIGCPNLVLSSYGAQDLKGHESFGYIFRAVRGLGAFYSPSSDAESWTKIHVRHLKDTKDMITLEGVEKSHSSHDEQTAIKNKLNISKSLHLDSQAKYCLLALGLADVYLRLPIKLSYQEKIWDHAAGNVIVHEAGGIHTDSMEDVPLDFGNGRTLATKGVIASSGPRELHDMVVSTSCAVIQSRNA
- the RTG1 gene encoding Rtg1p (Transcription factor (bHLH) involved in interorganelle communication~similar to YOL067C), translated to MSSIPAGTDPGSCGANFKNDRKRRDKINDRIQELLSIIPKDFFRDYYGNSGSNDTLSESTPGALGLSSKAKGTGTKDGKPNKGQILTQAVEYISHLQNQVDTQNREEVELMMKVTQLAKQTGTIVNDINLENTSAEVALSRIGVGPLAATNDDSVRPPAKRLSSFEYGGYGEYGNGT